The Halalkalibacter krulwichiae genome has a segment encoding these proteins:
- a CDS encoding cobyrinate a,c-diamide synthase, with protein MTERRIVIAGTGSGVGKTTLTIGLMSSLQKRGLSVQGFKCGPDYIDPSYHTAVTGRISRNLDSWMLKKETVLDIFKRGSQDAEISIIEGVMGFFDGKNPKNNEGSTADISMITESPVILVVNCASMARSAAAIVKGFQLLAEGPNIVGVIANNVGSEGHFTIVKTAIEQECNVPVIGYLKRQLDIEIPERHLGLIPSIERGELDSFFDQLGDLVSQTIDLDQLLELSVAKPLSGGQIGSSLFEKKKEAFVRIAVAKDAAFNFYYPENLELLQSYGAEIVYFSPLANEPLPEACDGLYLGGGFPEEYAQQLSQNSVVKESIRTAIENGLPTLAECGGFMYLTESIETTDQSKFPMVGLIPGTVKMQRNLAALGYREINGQIGNFLISEIEKARGHEFHYSTFQCGQEVPYAYETKGMRGTKQEGYMRNNLIAGYTHFHFASCVKMVENWIDKCSQGKVSL; from the coding sequence ATGACTGAGCGAAGAATCGTCATTGCTGGTACGGGAAGTGGTGTAGGAAAAACGACTCTGACGATTGGGTTAATGTCGTCCCTGCAAAAAAGAGGGCTATCTGTACAAGGATTCAAATGTGGACCAGATTATATTGACCCGAGTTATCATACAGCCGTAACGGGGCGTATTTCTAGAAATTTAGATAGTTGGATGCTTAAAAAAGAAACAGTATTAGATATTTTCAAGCGCGGCAGCCAAGATGCAGAGATATCTATTATTGAAGGGGTCATGGGTTTTTTTGATGGAAAGAACCCTAAAAACAATGAAGGTAGTACGGCGGATATAAGCATGATTACGGAAAGTCCCGTTATTCTAGTTGTAAACTGCGCTAGTATGGCAAGAAGTGCAGCCGCTATTGTAAAAGGATTTCAACTGTTAGCCGAAGGACCAAACATTGTTGGTGTGATTGCTAACAATGTTGGAAGCGAGGGCCATTTTACGATTGTTAAAACAGCAATTGAACAGGAGTGTAACGTTCCTGTAATTGGATATTTAAAGCGACAGCTCGATATTGAAATACCTGAAAGGCATTTAGGATTAATTCCATCAATTGAAAGAGGAGAACTCGATTCATTTTTTGATCAATTAGGAGATCTTGTAAGTCAGACGATTGATCTTGATCAGCTTCTAGAATTATCGGTTGCAAAACCACTGTCCGGTGGTCAGATAGGAAGTTCATTATTTGAGAAAAAGAAAGAGGCGTTCGTTCGAATTGCGGTTGCAAAGGATGCAGCTTTTAATTTTTATTACCCAGAGAACTTGGAACTTTTACAGTCATATGGAGCTGAGATTGTTTATTTTTCACCATTAGCAAATGAGCCTCTACCTGAAGCCTGTGATGGATTATATCTTGGAGGTGGATTTCCTGAAGAATATGCCCAACAACTTTCACAAAATAGCGTCGTTAAAGAGTCCATTAGAACTGCCATTGAAAACGGTTTGCCGACGCTTGCAGAATGTGGAGGATTTATGTATTTAACTGAATCTATTGAAACAACTGATCAGTCAAAGTTTCCGATGGTTGGGTTAATTCCTGGAACCGTTAAAATGCAGAGAAATCTTGCTGCCCTAGGTTATCGTGAAATCAACGGTCAAATTGGTAACTTTCTTATTAGTGAGATTGAGAAAGCAAGAGGTCATGAATTTCATTATTCCACTTTTCAATGTGGCCAAGAAGTTCCGTATGCATACGAAACAAAGGGCATGCGTGGAACTAAGCAGGAAGGTTATATGAGGAACAATCTTATAGCTGGGTATACGCATTTCCATTTTGCCTCATGTGTAAAAATGGTCGAAAATTGGATTGATAAGTGTAGTCAAGGGAAAGTAAGTTTGTAA
- the cobA gene encoding uroporphyrinogen-III C-methyltransferase, whose product MTKGKGKVFLVGAGPGDPKLITVYGLECIQKADVIAYDRLVNKDLLSYAKKEAELVYCGKAPGNHIFIQEEINHLLVTKARQGKIVTRLKGGDPFVFARGGEEAEVLSKAQISYEIVPGITSGIAAPAYAGIPVTHRGFGRSFTMIAGTGREDDGIDEVNWEAIANGSDTIAFYMGTRNLTYICQQLILHGKDSSTLVAVIQEGTTIHQKTVMGTLETIEKNVAEAKIKHPAMIVVGNIVQLREKLHWFKEKGENADECHRVPTF is encoded by the coding sequence ATGACAAAAGGAAAAGGAAAGGTTTTTCTTGTCGGTGCAGGGCCCGGAGACCCGAAGTTAATTACAGTTTATGGTCTTGAATGTATTCAAAAAGCTGATGTCATTGCCTATGATCGCTTAGTAAATAAAGATCTGCTTAGCTATGCAAAAAAAGAGGCAGAACTTGTTTACTGTGGGAAAGCTCCAGGGAATCACATATTTATTCAAGAAGAGATTAATCATTTACTTGTGACAAAGGCTCGTCAAGGTAAAATCGTTACGAGATTAAAAGGTGGAGACCCATTTGTGTTTGCTAGAGGAGGTGAGGAAGCAGAGGTGTTATCAAAGGCACAGATTTCATATGAAATTGTTCCAGGTATCACCTCTGGAATTGCAGCTCCTGCCTATGCAGGAATTCCAGTCACGCATAGAGGCTTTGGTAGATCCTTTACGATGATCGCGGGTACTGGACGTGAGGATGACGGAATAGATGAAGTGAATTGGGAAGCAATTGCAAATGGAAGTGATACGATTGCTTTTTACATGGGTACCCGTAATTTAACTTATATCTGTCAGCAACTGATCTTACATGGGAAAGACTCTAGCACTCTAGTAGCCGTTATTCAAGAAGGGACAACCATTCATCAGAAAACAGTCATGGGTACATTAGAGACAATTGAAAAAAATGTAGCAGAAGCAAAGATTAAACATCCGGCCATGATTGTTGTCGGCAATATTGTGCAGTTAAGAGAAAAGTTACATTGGTTTAAAGAAAAAGGAGAGAATGCAGATGAGTGTCATAGAGTTCCTACATTCTAG
- a CDS encoding nitroreductase family protein encodes MSVIEFLHSRRAIRNYQPREVEKEKIEQLLKVATLAPNDRLREPWSFYVIQGEAKKRYEQVALDYLQERFPTKPKLIESSIEVVKNTPVIIMVTADIASNKADTKDNEYAVCCAIHSMWLAACELELGFVWRTRGVGLVHDQRSYQFIGSPEGKKMVGTIFLGYPDQSETEVGMLKKRTSYEEKTVWL; translated from the coding sequence ATGAGTGTCATAGAGTTCCTACATTCTAGAAGAGCTATTCGAAACTATCAACCTCGTGAAGTAGAAAAAGAGAAAATTGAACAGTTACTAAAAGTAGCTACTCTTGCTCCAAATGATCGATTACGAGAACCGTGGAGTTTTTATGTGATACAAGGAGAAGCAAAGAAAAGATACGAACAAGTAGCTCTTGACTATTTACAGGAGCGCTTTCCTACGAAACCGAAACTCATTGAGAGTTCAATAGAAGTCGTGAAAAATACACCGGTTATTATTATGGTAACAGCTGATATTGCCTCAAACAAAGCAGATACAAAAGATAATGAATATGCAGTTTGTTGTGCGATTCATTCAATGTGGTTAGCTGCATGTGAGTTAGAGCTAGGATTTGTTTGGAGAACAAGAGGGGTCGGACTTGTACATGATCAGCGTTCTTATCAATTTATCGGTTCTCCTGAAGGAAAAAAGATGGTGGGGACGATCTTTTTAGGTTATCCAGACCAATCGGAAACTGAAGTTGGTATGTTGAAAAAACGGACTTCTTATGAAGAAAAAACGGTTTGGCTTTAA
- the bluB gene encoding 5,6-dimethylbenzimidazole synthase has protein sequence MFTEEEKDAFYKVLYRRRDIRTFLTDPIPEQALHNILLAAHHAPSVGFMQPWNFIVIDSKEVKERLAWAADKERRALAIHYENETEKKQHFLQLKIEGIKEAPYTICVTCDPTRGGSHVLGRNSIPETDALSTACAIQNMWLAACAEGLALGWVSFYKKQDIRDILEIPPHVEPIALLSIGYTKDYPDKPILETVNWEKRRNVEDLLYRNGWGNR, from the coding sequence ATGTTTACAGAAGAAGAAAAAGATGCTTTTTACAAAGTGTTGTATAGAAGGCGAGATATTAGAACGTTTCTAACAGATCCGATTCCTGAGCAAGCGCTTCATAACATACTACTAGCAGCCCACCATGCGCCATCTGTTGGTTTTATGCAACCTTGGAATTTTATTGTTATAGATTCCAAGGAGGTTAAGGAACGTTTAGCTTGGGCTGCTGATAAGGAAAGAAGAGCTCTTGCGATTCACTATGAGAATGAGACGGAAAAAAAACAGCACTTTTTACAATTGAAAATTGAAGGAATAAAAGAAGCACCATACACGATCTGCGTGACTTGTGATCCGACACGAGGTGGTTCTCATGTATTAGGAAGAAACTCAATCCCAGAAACGGATGCCCTATCCACTGCATGTGCAATTCAGAATATGTGGTTGGCGGCATGCGCCGAAGGTCTAGCGCTTGGGTGGGTTAGTTTTTATAAAAAGCAAGATATTCGTGACATCTTGGAGATTCCTCCTCATGTCGAACCAATCGCTCTACTGAGCATTGGTTACACGAAAGACTATCCAGATAAACCCATTTTAGAAACAGTTAATTGGGAGAAGCGAAGAAATGTAGAGGACCTCTTGTATAGAAATGGATGGGGTAATAGATAG